The following are encoded together in the Anoplopoma fimbria isolate UVic2021 breed Golden Eagle Sablefish chromosome 9, Afim_UVic_2022, whole genome shotgun sequence genome:
- the mttp gene encoding microsomal triglyceride transfer protein large subunit, with protein MLTLVVFLLCAASSVSASAKGAAGPRLNNNQLYKFSYTTEVLVDRTKGSKEGSAGYQISSDVDINLVWRDPSSKDDQLIQLAISNVRIGPASQRSEKKNVLHGSTTESVLGKNKLAALTKPFLLHLKNGKVKAFYSYRAEPATIKNLKRGLASLLQVQLKTGKVIENDVSGRCTVEYKAVKGQATRTKILETCKTVETGFTTHNPVFGVSRKSSSVTTFTLEDGFIRSAVAEETHSLAVNVRRSAAATVLSRQTLTLVGTEAGPLEAAGKDVAGVVNSIDAKLAAVGIIAENVKSQCKGCPSLFEHWQSQQKQLEPASLSKATAPRSFLALIQSIRKASKDQILKVLKSASKTSLPQVVDAVTSSQTVASLDAMLEFLNFTDAKGFVLQERFLYACGFASHPNERMLQVLLDISKGKIGSTDIKESVVIIMGALVHRLCQKGGCDLPTVVQVKKLILDGAGSAKAESEVQMYLLALKNSLLPEAIPIFTKYAESEVGAYSTIALTSLQRYDVNLMIDEVKQTVNRVYHQNRRIYEKNVRAAAADVILSSNPSYMEVKNMLLSIGNLPHEMNKYMLSKIQDIIRFQMPASKVLQQAMKDMVSHNYDRFAKVGSSSAYSGFMAQSADVTSTYSLDILYSGSGILRRSNMNIYGASEEAMLHGLQVAIEAQGLESLIAATPDEGEKDLESFAGMSALLFDVQLRPVTFFKGYSDLMSKMFSMSGEPMNVVKGLILLTDHSEVIQLQSGLKASAEFQGGLAIDISGGMEISLWYRESKTSVNNRGALVVTGNVTVDMDFMRAGVEVSFETEASLDFITTVQFSEYPFLVCMQMDKTTFPISEYLTKYERLSSGKSVVSHKRKKQLVPGSEFPLHQENSNMCKKVFDSSW; from the exons ATGTTAACTCTAGTTGTGTTCTTGCTTTGTGCAGCCTCCTCTGTCTCAGCTTCTGCCAAAG GTGCTGCTGGACCCCGGCTGAACAACAACCAGCTGTACAAATTCAGCTACACCACTGAGGTGCTGGTGGACAGGACCAAGGGGTCAAAAGAGGGCAGTGCTGGCTACCAGATCTCAAGCGATGTGGACATCAACCTAGTGTGGCGAGACCCCAGCAGCAAAGACGACCAACTGATTCAACTGGCG atctcaaatgtgaggatcgGTCCTGCATCCCAGCGATCAGAGAAGAAAAACGTCCTCCATGGATCCACCACGGAAAGCGTTTTGGGGAAGAACAAATTGGCAGCTCTGACTAAACCTTTCTTGTTGCATCTGAAAAATGGAAAG GTAAAAGCATTTTATTCCTACCGGGCCGAACCTGCAACCATCAAGAACCTAAAAAGAGGGCTGGCCAGCTTACTGCAAGTACAGCTCAAAACTGGGAAGGTTATAGAG AATGACGTGTCTGGAAGGTGCACGGTCGAGTACAAGGCAGTGAAAGGTCAAGCGACCAGAACCAAGATCCTGGAGACGTGTAAGACTGTGGAGACCGGATTCACCACACACAATCCG GTGTTTGGTGTGAGCAGGAAGTCCAGTTCTGTTACAACGTTCACACTTGAAGATGGTTTCATCCGCTCGGCTGTGGCTGAAGAAACTCACTCACTGGCTGTTAACGTCCGCAGATCGGCTGCAGCTACAGTCTTGTCCAG GCAAACCCTCACATTGGTAGGGACAGAGGCCGGACCGCTGGAGGCTGCTGGGAAAGATGTGGCTGGGGTTGTCAATTCAATTGATGCCAAACTTGCAGCTGTTGGTATCAttgcagaaaatgtcaaatCCCAGTGCAAGGGCTGTCCATCA CTTTTTGAACATTGGCAGTCTCAACAGAAGCAGCTGGAGCCAGCGAGCCTGTCCAAAGCCACGGCTCCACGCAGCTTCCTGGCCCTCATCCAGAGCATTAGGAAGGCGTCCAAGGACCAGATCCTCAAAGTGCTGAAGAGTGCCAGCAAGACATCTCT ACCTCAGGTGGTGGATGCTGTGACCTCCTCCCAGACCGTTGCATCTCTTGATGCCATGCTGGAATTCCTTAACTTCACCGATGCCAAAGGTTTTGTTCTGCAGGAGAGGTTTCTCTACGCATGTGGCTTTGCTTCACATCCCAACGAGAGAATGCTCCAGGTTCTGCTG GATATTTCGAAGGGAAAGATTGGCAGCACAGACATTAAAGAGTCAGTGGTGATCATTATGGGAGCCCTGGTCCATCGACTGTGTCAGAAAGGAGGCTGCGACTTACCG ACAGTGGTGCAGGTGAAGAAGCTGATTTTAGACGGTGCTGGCAGTGCGAAGGCAGAGTCCGAGGTCCAGATGTATCTTCTGGCTCTGAAGAACTCTCTGCTGCCCGAGGCCATCCCCATCTTTACCAAATATGCAGAGTCAGAGGTTGGAGCTTATAGCACCATCGCCCTCACTTCCCTGCAGAGATACGATGTCAATCTCATGATCGATGAG GTGAAGCAGACGGTCAACAGAGTTTACCACCAGAATCGAAGGATCTATGAGAAAAACGTGAGAGCTGCCGCTGCCGACGTCATCCTCAGTAGCAACCCCTCATACATGGAGGTCAAGAATATGCTTCTGTCTATTGGAAACCTGCCTCATGAAATGAACAAGTACATGCTGTCCAAGATCCAGGACATCATCCGCTTCCAGATGCCAGCCAG caaAGTTTTACAGCAAGCTATGAAGGACATGGTTTCTCATAACTACGACCGTTTTGCTAAAGTTGGGTCGTCGTCTGCATACTCAGGATTCATGGCAC AATCTGCTGACGTGACCTCCACATACAGTTTGGATATCCTGTATTCAGGCTCTGGGATCCTGAGGAGAAGCAACATGAATATTTATGGTGCTAGTGAAGAAGCGATGCTACATGGACTACAG GTGGCAATTGAGGCCCAGGGTCTTGAGTCACTGATTGCTGCCACACCCGATGAGGGGGAGAAGGACCTGGAGTCGTTTGCCGGGATGTCGGCTCTGCTGTTCGATGTCCAGCTGCGGCCCGTCACCTTCTTCAAGGGTTACAGTGACCTCATGTCCAAAATGTTCTCCATGTCCGGGGAGCCCATGAATGTCGTGAAGGGTCTCATCCTGCTGACTGATCATTCTGAG GTGATCCAGCTGCAGTCCGGTCTGAAGGCGAGTGCGGAGTTCCAAGGAGGGTTAGCCATTGACATCTCTGGAGGCATGGAGATCAGCCTGTGGTACAGGGAGTCCAAGACCAGCGTCAACAACAG GGGAGCGTTAGTGGTCACTGGTAACGTCACAGTGGACATGGACTTTATGAGAGCGGGTGTTGAGGTCAGCTTTGAAACAGAAGCATCGCTGGACTTCATCACCACCGTCCAGTTTTCCGAATATCCCTTCCTGGTGTGCATGCAGATGGACAAAACCACCTTCCCCATCAG TGAATACCTGACCAAGTATGAGAGGTTGTCCTCAGGGAAGAGCGTTGTGTCGCATAAGAGAAAGAAGCAGCTCGTCCCTGGCTCTGAATTCCCTCTTCACCaggagaactcaaacatgtgcAAGAAGGTTTTTGACTCCAGTTGGTAG